Proteins co-encoded in one Kutzneria chonburiensis genomic window:
- a CDS encoding MCE family protein, whose translation MLTHGVRLKVAAFLLVGLTAVAFVAARYVGLFGTGGYTVTMKLADAGGIFPNAEVTYRGVPIGRVHTVSLSDDGVDVALNLDQYDIPTDIDAVVANRSAVGEQYVDLRPKRPDGPTLHDGSVIPQQATKVPLPVQTLLTNIDSLVQSVPEDRLTTLVDELDTATHGTTTDLQTLLDSTHSFVDAATQHMPQLTQLVADSTTVLHTQNDEAQALTQFGVNTKLIADQLTASDADLRSLIGTVPQLSTQVSQLIRDTDPSLGVLIANLLTTSTVALGRHDAIQQLLISAPPAIAAGTSAVVNGTANFGLSLTFFDPIGCTAGYDGTNRKSGLDTNTTPLNTQARCTLPPSSGTGVRGAQNAPNG comes from the coding sequence ATGCTGACGCACGGAGTCCGGCTCAAGGTGGCGGCGTTCCTGCTGGTCGGCCTGACGGCGGTGGCCTTCGTCGCGGCCCGCTATGTCGGCCTGTTCGGCACGGGCGGCTACACCGTCACCATGAAGCTGGCGGACGCCGGCGGCATCTTCCCCAACGCCGAAGTGACCTACCGTGGCGTCCCGATCGGCCGGGTCCACACGGTCAGCCTCAGTGACGACGGCGTGGACGTGGCGCTGAACCTCGATCAGTACGACATCCCAACGGATATCGACGCGGTCGTGGCCAATCGGTCGGCGGTCGGCGAGCAGTACGTGGACCTGCGCCCCAAGCGCCCGGACGGTCCAACGCTGCATGACGGATCGGTGATCCCGCAGCAGGCGACCAAGGTCCCGCTGCCCGTGCAGACCCTGCTGACGAACATCGACAGCCTGGTCCAGAGCGTGCCCGAAGACCGGCTGACCACCCTGGTCGACGAGCTCGACACGGCCACCCACGGCACGACCACGGATCTGCAAACCCTGCTGGACAGCACGCATTCCTTCGTCGACGCGGCCACGCAACACATGCCCCAGCTGACCCAGCTGGTCGCGGACTCGACCACGGTCCTGCACACCCAGAACGACGAAGCCCAAGCCCTCACGCAGTTCGGCGTCAACACCAAGCTCATCGCCGACCAGCTGACCGCCTCCGACGCCGATCTGCGCAGCCTGATCGGCACCGTGCCGCAGCTGTCGACGCAGGTCAGCCAGCTGATCAGGGACACCGATCCGAGCCTGGGCGTGCTGATCGCCAACCTGCTGACGACCTCGACCGTGGCCCTCGGCCGGCACGACGCCATCCAACAGCTGCTGATCTCGGCCCCGCCGGCGATCGCCGCTGGCACCAGCGCGGTCGTCAACGGCACGGCCAACTTCGGGCTGTCGCTGACCTTCTTCGACCCGATCGGCTGCACTGCCGGCTACGACGGCACCAACCGCAAGAGCGGCCTCGACACCAACACAACCCCGCTGAACACGCAGGCTCGCTGCACGCTGCCGCCGAGCTCGGGCACGGGCGTCCGCGGCGCCCAGAACGCCCCGAACGGATAG
- a CDS encoding long-chain-acyl-CoA synthetase, producing the protein MSATEQSAAHRIGLADVVRALPAMALDAPSLLHGAIGLATIGPTSRDSVGHVFQRAAHRHPDRPFLRFEDTELSYGQANLWVNRYAAVLNAHGVRPGSTVGILAENRPETLLAALAVVKLGATAGMLNHHQRGDVLNHSQKLLDSTVLIVGSECLDALKSVPDNEIRGTVLCLPEGDEAPEGYLDLDEAAISADDHDPVQTPLIHARDKAFYVFTSGTTGLPKASSMSHFRWLKAMTGLGHLGVRLTSGDTLYCCLPLYHNNALTVSLSSVLGAGATFALGRNFSASRFWDDIQRTRATAFCYIGELCRYLLNQPVRANERTHRVRVMVGNGLRPEIWDEFTQRFGIGRVAEFYGASECNLAFINAFNIDRTAGMCPLPFAVVAFDADTGQPARGADGHLRKVGAGQVGLLITKVTDRAPFDGYTDADATEKKLVRNGFRRGDCWFNTGDLVRDQGWNHVAFVDRLGDTFRWKGENVATTEVEGALDEWPAIEQAVVYGVEVPGADGRAGMAAVKLRDGAELDGPGLARHLAKRLPGYAIPLFLRVIDEVEQTSTFKSRKVALREQGYTDGGPVHVLADRDTGYVPAYEGYATEVAAGRIRV; encoded by the coding sequence ATGAGCGCGACGGAGCAGTCTGCGGCCCATCGGATCGGCCTGGCCGACGTGGTGCGGGCGCTGCCCGCCATGGCGCTGGACGCGCCCAGCCTGCTGCACGGCGCGATCGGGCTGGCCACCATCGGCCCGACCAGCCGCGACTCGGTCGGCCACGTGTTCCAGCGGGCCGCGCACCGCCACCCGGACCGGCCGTTCCTGCGCTTCGAGGACACCGAGCTGTCCTACGGCCAGGCCAATCTCTGGGTGAACCGCTACGCGGCGGTGCTCAACGCCCACGGCGTGCGGCCCGGCAGCACGGTCGGCATCCTGGCCGAGAACCGCCCGGAGACCTTGCTGGCGGCGCTGGCGGTCGTCAAGCTCGGTGCCACCGCCGGCATGCTCAACCACCACCAGCGCGGCGATGTGTTGAACCACAGCCAGAAGCTGCTCGACAGCACCGTGCTGATCGTCGGCAGCGAGTGCCTTGACGCACTGAAGTCCGTGCCGGACAACGAGATTCGTGGCACGGTGCTGTGTCTGCCGGAAGGCGACGAGGCGCCGGAAGGCTACCTGGACCTGGACGAGGCGGCGATCAGCGCCGACGACCACGACCCGGTGCAGACGCCGCTGATCCACGCGCGGGACAAGGCGTTCTACGTCTTCACCTCCGGCACCACCGGCCTGCCCAAGGCCAGCTCCATGAGCCATTTCCGGTGGCTCAAGGCGATGACCGGCCTCGGTCACCTCGGCGTCCGGCTCACCTCCGGCGACACGCTGTACTGCTGCCTTCCCCTGTACCACAACAACGCGCTGACCGTGTCGCTGTCGTCGGTGCTCGGCGCGGGCGCGACTTTCGCGCTGGGCCGCAACTTCTCGGCCTCGCGGTTCTGGGACGACATCCAGCGCACCCGGGCCACCGCGTTCTGCTACATCGGCGAGCTCTGCCGGTACCTGCTCAACCAGCCCGTACGCGCCAACGAGCGCACGCACCGCGTCCGCGTCATGGTCGGCAACGGGCTGCGGCCGGAGATCTGGGACGAGTTCACCCAGCGCTTCGGCATCGGGCGGGTGGCCGAGTTCTACGGGGCCAGCGAGTGCAACCTGGCCTTCATCAACGCCTTCAACATCGACCGCACGGCCGGGATGTGCCCGTTGCCGTTCGCCGTCGTCGCCTTCGACGCCGACACCGGGCAGCCGGCCCGCGGCGCCGACGGCCACCTGCGCAAGGTCGGTGCGGGCCAGGTCGGCCTGCTGATCACCAAGGTCACCGACCGGGCCCCGTTCGACGGCTACACCGATGCCGACGCCACCGAGAAGAAGTTGGTGCGCAACGGTTTCCGCCGCGGCGACTGCTGGTTCAACACCGGCGACCTGGTCCGTGACCAGGGGTGGAACCACGTGGCCTTCGTCGACCGGCTGGGCGACACCTTCCGGTGGAAGGGCGAGAACGTGGCCACCACCGAGGTCGAGGGCGCGTTGGACGAGTGGCCGGCGATCGAGCAGGCCGTGGTGTACGGCGTCGAGGTGCCGGGTGCGGACGGCCGGGCCGGGATGGCCGCCGTCAAGCTGCGCGACGGCGCCGAACTCGACGGGCCCGGCCTGGCCCGGCACCTCGCGAAACGCCTGCCCGGCTACGCGATTCCCTTGTTCCTCCGGGTGATCGACGAGGTCGAGCAGACGTCCACGTTCAAGAGCCGCAAGGTGGCGCTGCGCGAGCAGGGCTACACCGACGGCGGCCCGGTGCACGTGCTGGCCGATCGCGACACCGGCTACGTGCCGGCCTACGAGGGCTACGCCACCGAGGTCGCCGCCGGGCGGATTCGGGTCTAG
- a CDS encoding DUF4436 family protein: MSEETAARPRRRWLWIVAPVVLVVVTAASLSVYFAERAQSQTETVLGDAGPADRVDVLFYVQKLDPQSQTLSAQVSIDPKGRYADSDGAPAKDVTLHLAAIKGDTLTFKAGKNPGINDVQVPLSDGVITDYPFDSYKVDFAFLAESNGEAAPVAVTFASGDTFFGIHPGATKVDDGVLSFSADTSRTVGMFAFALFIMAFMWCLSIAAVIAATFAITGRHGLLWPSMSFMGALLFALVPLRNAVPGNPPIGSVVDFAAFFIAEALISLSLICTVVVGYRVELRKKAEAAA; encoded by the coding sequence ATGAGCGAGGAGACCGCGGCCCGGCCGCGTCGGCGCTGGCTGTGGATCGTGGCGCCGGTGGTGCTCGTGGTGGTCACCGCGGCCAGCCTGAGCGTGTACTTCGCGGAGCGCGCACAGAGCCAGACCGAGACCGTGCTGGGCGACGCCGGCCCGGCCGACCGCGTCGACGTGCTGTTCTACGTGCAGAAGCTCGACCCGCAGAGCCAAACGCTCTCGGCCCAGGTCAGCATCGACCCCAAGGGCCGCTACGCCGACTCCGACGGCGCGCCGGCCAAGGACGTCACGCTGCACCTGGCCGCGATCAAGGGCGACACGCTGACCTTCAAGGCCGGCAAGAACCCGGGCATCAACGACGTGCAGGTGCCGCTGTCCGACGGCGTCATCACCGACTACCCGTTCGACAGCTACAAGGTCGACTTCGCCTTCCTGGCCGAGAGCAACGGCGAGGCCGCGCCGGTCGCGGTGACCTTCGCCAGCGGCGACACGTTCTTCGGCATCCACCCCGGCGCCACCAAGGTCGACGACGGCGTGCTGAGCTTCTCCGCCGACACCAGCCGCACGGTCGGCATGTTCGCCTTCGCCCTGTTCATCATGGCGTTCATGTGGTGCCTGAGCATCGCCGCCGTGATCGCCGCGACCTTCGCCATCACCGGCCGGCACGGCCTGCTCTGGCCGTCCATGAGCTTCATGGGCGCGCTGCTGTTCGCCTTGGTGCCGCTGCGCAACGCCGTCCCCGGCAACCCACCGATCGGCTCGGTCGTCGACTTCGCCGCGTTCTTCATCGCCGAGGCGCTGATCTCGCTGTCGCTGATCTGCACGGTCGTCGTCGGCTACCGGGTCGAGCTGCGCAAGAAGGCCGAAGCCGCCGCCTAG
- a CDS encoding glycoside hydrolase family 2 TIM barrel-domain containing protein: protein MTYYEDFSPGSNRLPPRSWVRSSAPVLSLNGDWKFKLWPYADAPIEDPSDWDILPVPSHWVLHGDGRYGRPIYTNIKYPFPVDPPYVPDENPTGDHFRTFTLPSWDIDRYVLRFDGVESTYKVWLNGSEVGVGKGSRLPTEFDVTDLVVPGENALLVRVHQWSAATYLEDQDQWWLPGIFRDVTLLGRPSKRIDDVWVQAEFSGGSGVIRPEVTGTFPITLSVPDLDVSVTWQSAAEVAPLTVGAVEPWCAESPHLYACTVSSADETVHLRLGFRTVAIEGDQFLVNGRKVMFYGVNRHETHPVLGRVFDADYVRRDLLLMKQHNINAIRTSHYPPDPRVLELCDELGLWVMLECDLETHGFEFDDSIVDNPSEDVRWRDQFLDRMQRTVERDKNHPSIVIWSLGNECATGRNMAAMAQWTHQRDPGRPVHFERDHASAYTDMHSRMYATFAELAVIATTGNASEGNLRPEEAVRQRNRPFVHCEYGHAMGNGPGSLADYQAVYEQYPRLHGGFIWEWRDHGILTKTADGTPFYAYGGDFGEVVHDGNFVMDGMVLPDGTPSPGLAEYAAVIAPIVFGDEPGTLRSRYHYIDTSAVRFTWTRTVDGVEVGTDEIELNPVPPGGSGLFELPPEALDVAVSGETWLTVEAVSGHVVGFRQYKLSAPERVSLAPVGGLGGAVFDPRTGSLLRIGDVEISGPRLELFRAPTDNDIRAGGWLWNERGLDRLEHRIRHVEITDDSVQVSVRVAAATAGRCIEVTYHWFGVADGVALTVDAVPSQGWDCTWPRLGVRFELPTVDQVSWFGTGPLESYSDSSTAARVGRFDSSVDDLNVIYSKPQETGHRPDLRSLDLDGRLRIDTVPDRTGHRPGFSLSRHTPQQIAAAAHPHELSASDRVHLFVDNAQHGLGSAACGPDVLPQYANYPASHTFTLVFKA from the coding sequence GTGACGTACTACGAGGACTTCTCCCCCGGATCGAACCGGCTGCCGCCACGCTCGTGGGTGCGGTCCAGTGCTCCCGTTCTGTCACTGAACGGTGACTGGAAGTTCAAGCTGTGGCCGTATGCCGATGCGCCGATCGAGGATCCGTCCGATTGGGACATCTTGCCGGTCCCGTCGCACTGGGTGCTGCACGGCGACGGCCGCTACGGCCGGCCGATCTACACCAACATCAAGTACCCGTTCCCGGTCGACCCGCCGTACGTGCCTGACGAGAACCCGACCGGCGACCACTTCCGGACGTTCACGTTGCCTTCGTGGGACATCGACCGGTACGTGCTGCGGTTCGACGGCGTCGAATCGACGTACAAGGTGTGGCTCAACGGGTCCGAGGTCGGCGTGGGCAAGGGCAGCCGGCTGCCCACCGAGTTCGACGTGACGGATCTTGTTGTCCCGGGCGAGAACGCGTTGCTGGTGCGGGTGCACCAGTGGTCGGCCGCGACCTACCTCGAGGACCAGGACCAGTGGTGGCTGCCCGGCATCTTCCGTGACGTCACCCTGCTGGGCCGGCCGTCGAAGCGTATCGACGACGTGTGGGTGCAGGCCGAGTTTTCGGGCGGCAGCGGGGTCATCCGCCCGGAGGTGACCGGCACGTTCCCGATCACCCTGTCCGTGCCGGATCTCGACGTCTCGGTGACGTGGCAGTCGGCCGCCGAGGTCGCGCCACTCACCGTCGGCGCGGTCGAGCCGTGGTGCGCCGAGTCTCCGCATCTCTACGCGTGCACCGTGTCCTCGGCCGACGAGACCGTCCACTTGCGACTCGGCTTCCGCACCGTGGCAATTGAAGGTGACCAGTTCCTGGTCAACGGTCGCAAGGTGATGTTCTACGGCGTGAACCGGCACGAGACGCATCCCGTGTTGGGCCGGGTGTTCGACGCCGACTACGTGCGCCGGGACCTCCTCCTGATGAAGCAGCACAACATCAACGCCATCCGGACCAGCCACTATCCGCCGGATCCGCGGGTGCTGGAGCTGTGCGACGAGCTCGGCCTGTGGGTCATGCTGGAGTGCGACCTGGAGACGCACGGCTTCGAGTTCGACGACTCCATTGTGGACAATCCGTCCGAGGACGTGCGCTGGCGGGACCAGTTCCTGGACCGCATGCAGCGGACCGTCGAGCGGGACAAGAACCATCCGTCGATCGTGATCTGGTCGCTGGGCAACGAATGCGCCACCGGCCGCAACATGGCCGCGATGGCCCAGTGGACGCACCAACGCGATCCCGGCCGCCCCGTGCACTTCGAGCGGGATCACGCCAGTGCGTACACCGACATGCACTCCCGCATGTACGCCACGTTCGCGGAACTGGCGGTCATCGCCACCACCGGCAACGCGTCCGAGGGCAACCTGCGGCCGGAAGAGGCCGTGCGGCAACGGAATCGGCCGTTCGTGCACTGCGAGTACGGGCACGCCATGGGCAACGGACCTGGCAGCCTGGCCGACTACCAGGCCGTCTACGAGCAGTATCCGCGGCTGCACGGCGGTTTCATCTGGGAATGGCGTGATCACGGCATTCTCACCAAGACCGCCGACGGCACCCCGTTCTACGCCTACGGCGGCGATTTCGGCGAGGTCGTGCACGACGGCAACTTCGTGATGGACGGCATGGTGCTGCCCGACGGTACGCCGTCACCGGGCCTGGCCGAGTACGCCGCCGTGATCGCGCCCATCGTCTTCGGCGACGAGCCCGGCACGCTACGCAGCCGCTACCACTACATCGACACCTCGGCCGTTCGGTTCACGTGGACCCGCACGGTCGACGGGGTCGAGGTCGGCACGGACGAGATCGAGCTCAATCCGGTGCCGCCCGGCGGTTCCGGCCTTTTCGAGCTGCCGCCCGAGGCGTTGGACGTCGCGGTCTCCGGCGAGACCTGGCTGACCGTGGAAGCGGTTTCCGGCCACGTCGTCGGCTTCCGCCAGTACAAGCTGTCCGCCCCGGAGCGCGTTTCCCTGGCGCCGGTTGGCGGTCTCGGCGGCGCAGTCTTCGATCCCCGCACGGGTTCGTTGCTGCGCATCGGAGACGTGGAGATCTCCGGCCCACGGCTGGAGCTTTTCCGCGCCCCCACGGACAACGACATCCGGGCCGGCGGCTGGCTGTGGAACGAGCGGGGCCTCGACCGGTTGGAACATCGAATCCGGCATGTCGAGATCACCGATGATTCCGTGCAGGTCTCGGTGCGGGTCGCCGCCGCCACCGCCGGCCGCTGCATCGAGGTCACCTACCACTGGTTCGGCGTCGCCGACGGTGTCGCGTTGACGGTCGACGCCGTGCCCAGCCAGGGTTGGGACTGCACCTGGCCCCGTCTCGGCGTTCGCTTCGAACTGCCGACCGTCGACCAGGTCTCGTGGTTCGGCACCGGCCCCTTGGAGTCCTATTCGGACAGTTCCACCGCCGCGCGCGTAGGCCGTTTCGACAGTTCCGTCGACGACCTGAACGTCATCTACTCCAAGCCCCAGGAGACCGGCCACCGCCCGGACCTGCGGTCGCTGGACCTGGACGGCCGCCTGCGCATCGACACCGTCCCCGACCGCACCGGCCACCGTCCCGGCTTCAGCCTCTCCCGCCACACCCCCCAGCAGATCGCCGCCGCCGCTCATCCCCACGAGCTCTCGGCCAGCGACCGCGTCCACCTCTTCGTCGACAACGCCCAGCACGGCCTCGGCTCCGCCGCCTGCGGCCCCGACGTCCTCCCCCAGTACGCCAACTACCCAGCCTCCCACACCTTCACCCTCGTGTTCAAAGCCTGA
- a CDS encoding carbohydrate ABC transporter permease — translation MTGRNTGWAIVVTGLLTVVAIYFLVPVYWVVVAATKSSGDLFTTPGFWFGRTMQLWHNVVEVFTASDGIYLRWLLNSVIYAGVGALVATYLAAAGGYAIAKYDFPGRNLVFGTVLGGVLVPSTATALPLFLLFSKLGLTNTYWGVLLPAMVSPFGFYLCRIYAQATVDDSVLESGRLDGAGELRIFHSLVLRSMAPALVTVFLFQLVGIWNNFLLPLIMLADDKLYPITLGLNAWRSQVDRSPQFYELTVGGLLVSVIPLAIAMIFLQRYWRGGLTDGSVKG, via the coding sequence ATGACCGGCAGGAACACCGGCTGGGCCATCGTGGTCACCGGCCTGCTGACCGTCGTCGCGATCTACTTCCTGGTGCCGGTGTACTGGGTGGTGGTGGCCGCGACCAAGTCGTCCGGCGACCTGTTCACCACGCCCGGCTTCTGGTTCGGGCGCACCATGCAGCTGTGGCACAACGTGGTCGAGGTGTTCACCGCCTCCGACGGGATCTACCTGCGCTGGCTGCTCAACAGCGTGATCTACGCCGGCGTCGGCGCGCTGGTCGCGACCTACCTGGCCGCGGCCGGCGGCTACGCCATCGCCAAGTACGACTTCCCGGGCCGCAACCTGGTGTTCGGCACCGTGCTCGGCGGCGTGCTGGTGCCCAGCACCGCGACCGCGCTGCCGCTGTTCCTGTTGTTCAGCAAGCTGGGGCTGACCAACACGTACTGGGGTGTGCTGCTGCCGGCGATGGTCTCGCCGTTCGGCTTCTACCTGTGCCGGATCTACGCGCAGGCCACCGTCGACGACTCGGTGCTGGAGTCTGGCCGGCTGGACGGGGCCGGCGAGCTGCGGATCTTCCACTCCCTGGTACTGCGCAGCATGGCCCCGGCGCTGGTCACCGTGTTCCTGTTCCAGCTGGTGGGCATCTGGAACAACTTCCTGCTGCCGCTGATCATGCTGGCCGACGACAAGCTGTACCCGATCACGCTGGGGCTGAACGCCTGGCGCAGCCAGGTCGACCGGTCGCCGCAGTTCTACGAGCTGACCGTCGGCGGCCTGCTGGTGTCGGTCATCCCACTGGCCATCGCCATGATCTTCTTGCAGCGGTACTGGCGCGGCGGCCTGACAGATGGTTCTGTGAAGGGTTGA
- a CDS encoding carbohydrate ABC transporter permease, which produces MTATLERTTVKTNAPQRHRRKLLGAPWILLAPFLALFALTVLVPVILAVVQSFTHINRAGLFGEKGVTGGFAGFANYVEALSDSNFLGAIGRVLLFGVVQVPVMTVFATALALLLESASARWPSFFRAAYFLPYGIPGVIATILWSFLYVPGLSPIIDVGKLVGLDIDFLGPNSVLWSIANIVTWTYTGYNMLVIVAQLKSIPSEIYEAAKVDGASPLRIAASIQLPLIRPALILSVVFSIIGTLQLFVEPLVLKTVAPAIVTEYTPNLSAYNNAFAYNDYGVASAEAVIIAIAAFVLSFGFLAWTNRKGRS; this is translated from the coding sequence GTGACCGCGACTCTCGAGCGGACCACGGTGAAGACCAACGCTCCGCAACGCCATCGCCGGAAACTGCTTGGCGCGCCGTGGATCCTGCTGGCCCCGTTCCTGGCCCTGTTCGCGCTGACCGTGCTGGTGCCGGTGATCCTGGCCGTGGTGCAGAGCTTCACCCACATCAACCGGGCCGGTCTGTTCGGCGAGAAGGGCGTGACCGGCGGCTTCGCCGGCTTCGCCAACTACGTGGAAGCGCTGAGCGACAGCAACTTCCTCGGCGCGATCGGCCGGGTGCTGCTGTTCGGCGTCGTGCAGGTGCCGGTGATGACGGTGTTCGCCACCGCGCTGGCCCTGCTGCTGGAGTCGGCCTCCGCGCGCTGGCCGTCGTTCTTCCGCGCCGCCTACTTCCTGCCGTACGGTATTCCCGGCGTGATCGCCACCATCCTGTGGTCGTTCCTGTACGTGCCCGGCCTGAGCCCGATCATCGACGTGGGCAAGCTGGTCGGACTGGACATCGACTTCCTCGGCCCGAACTCGGTGCTGTGGTCCATCGCCAACATCGTCACGTGGACGTACACCGGCTACAACATGTTGGTCATCGTGGCCCAGCTGAAGTCCATCCCGTCCGAGATCTACGAGGCGGCCAAAGTGGACGGTGCCTCGCCGCTGCGCATCGCCGCGTCCATCCAGCTGCCGCTGATCCGGCCGGCGCTCATCCTCAGCGTCGTGTTCTCCATCATCGGCACACTCCAGCTGTTCGTAGAACCGTTGGTGCTCAAGACGGTCGCGCCGGCCATCGTCACCGAGTACACGCCCAACCTGAGCGCCTACAACAACGCCTTCGCCTACAACGACTACGGCGTCGCCTCGGCCGAGGCCGTGATCATCGCGATCGCCGCCTTCGTGCTGTCGTTCGGCTTTCTGGCCTGGACCAACCGGAAGGGACGGTCATGA
- a CDS encoding ABC transporter substrate-binding protein, protein MTIGRRRLLGLGLGALGAAALAGCAPPGANPVNAEPTIPAAGPGEKITLTYWAWLKDLQKVADIWNARNPNVQVQAVFSLGGNSGGYQKMYSALAAGGGPDLAQVELRSVPEFMLVGGLVDLARYGAEQYRSRYDEAAWDQVTFNGGVFAIPQDTGPMAWYYQPEVLAKVGGQPPSTWDEWATLAQELHKQDPGVCLEAFSVADASPFMAYAAQAGGKWFTPTENGWIVNLTDDATLAAARFFDKAIDGGYVQTGYDPYSPGWTAAAGNGQIAALTGASWGDALVETIGTGKGKWRVAPMPKWPTGSGSTALGGSSAAVLANSRHPKEALDFAVWMTTSPEAIDALIKYCGIGWSPSRDYIGAQRQQPSEFFSGQNYNTEIFVPAAKEQPKDWHWGPITQRTLNALSDNFRRKITAGQSLVDSLHLTQKTTVDTMRQIGLTVLEAK, encoded by the coding sequence GTGACCATCGGACGCCGTCGGCTGCTGGGACTCGGGCTGGGCGCGCTGGGGGCGGCCGCGCTGGCCGGCTGCGCGCCGCCGGGCGCGAATCCGGTCAACGCCGAGCCGACGATCCCCGCCGCCGGGCCGGGCGAGAAGATCACGCTGACCTACTGGGCCTGGCTCAAGGACCTGCAGAAGGTCGCCGACATCTGGAACGCCCGCAACCCGAACGTGCAGGTCCAGGCGGTGTTCAGCCTCGGCGGCAACAGCGGCGGCTACCAGAAGATGTACTCGGCGCTGGCCGCGGGCGGCGGCCCCGACCTGGCCCAGGTCGAGCTGCGCAGCGTGCCGGAGTTCATGCTGGTCGGCGGCCTGGTCGACCTGGCCCGGTACGGGGCCGAGCAGTACCGGTCGCGCTACGACGAGGCCGCGTGGGATCAGGTCACCTTCAACGGCGGCGTGTTCGCCATCCCGCAGGACACCGGCCCGATGGCCTGGTACTACCAACCCGAGGTGCTGGCCAAGGTCGGCGGCCAGCCACCATCCACTTGGGACGAATGGGCCACGTTGGCCCAGGAGCTGCACAAGCAGGATCCCGGCGTGTGCCTGGAAGCCTTCTCGGTGGCCGACGCGTCGCCGTTCATGGCGTACGCCGCGCAGGCCGGCGGGAAGTGGTTCACGCCGACCGAGAACGGCTGGATCGTCAACCTGACCGACGACGCCACCCTGGCCGCGGCCCGGTTCTTCGACAAGGCCATCGACGGCGGCTACGTGCAGACCGGCTACGACCCGTACAGCCCGGGCTGGACGGCCGCCGCCGGCAACGGCCAGATCGCCGCGCTGACCGGCGCGTCCTGGGGCGACGCACTGGTGGAGACGATCGGCACCGGCAAGGGCAAGTGGCGGGTGGCGCCGATGCCCAAGTGGCCAACCGGTTCCGGCTCGACCGCGCTGGGCGGGTCGAGCGCGGCGGTGCTGGCCAACAGCCGGCATCCCAAGGAGGCGCTGGACTTCGCGGTGTGGATGACCACCAGCCCGGAGGCGATCGACGCGCTGATCAAGTACTGCGGCATCGGCTGGTCGCCGTCGCGTGACTACATCGGCGCGCAGCGGCAGCAGCCCAGCGAGTTCTTCAGCGGGCAGAACTACAACACCGAGATCTTCGTGCCGGCGGCCAAGGAACAGCCCAAGGACTGGCACTGGGGTCCGATCACCCAGCGCACCCTGAACGCGCTGTCCGACAACTTCCGGCGCAAGATCACCGCCGGGCAGTCCCTTGTGGACAGCCTGCACCTCACCCAGAAGACCACCGTGGACACCATGCGGCAGATCGGTCTCACCGTGCTGGAGGCGAAGTGA
- a CDS encoding FAD-dependent monooxygenase yields MTRVLIIGGGVAGPATALALHKAGIDVGVYEAYPVGGDDVGAFLTIMNNGMDALAAVDAAGAVEAVSFPATTVEFLSGSGQVLGRQHIAGQLETGHDPRTMRRSSLYRALTEQARRRGIPVVNGKRLTDAVPEGERIRAVFEDGSTELGDVLVGADGIHSRVRTLIDPAAPEPRYTGLNILYGYTDDTTLPLSTDAYRMIQGKRAFFGYTTSPQGETFWFARLPAPELTRDAIAGTTIDGWRRRAAEFFIADTTPSRRIIEATWHEIIGGNAYDVPSTPIWHRGAMVLVGDAAHAASPAAGQGASMALEDSVILAKCLRDRPRDEAFAAYERIRRERVERLVATSANDGATQDSGDEVLSEQLNDRQQSRAWLYAHHIEWAETVA; encoded by the coding sequence ATGACCAGGGTGCTGATCATCGGGGGCGGTGTCGCCGGACCGGCGACGGCGCTGGCACTGCACAAGGCCGGCATCGACGTCGGGGTGTACGAGGCCTACCCGGTCGGCGGTGACGACGTCGGGGCCTTCCTGACCATCATGAACAACGGCATGGACGCGCTCGCGGCGGTGGACGCGGCCGGCGCCGTCGAAGCGGTCTCCTTTCCCGCCACGACAGTGGAATTCCTCAGCGGCAGCGGCCAGGTACTTGGCCGGCAGCACATTGCCGGCCAGCTCGAGACCGGCCACGACCCGCGGACCATGCGCCGCTCGTCGCTCTATCGGGCGCTGACCGAACAGGCACGCCGTCGCGGCATTCCGGTCGTCAACGGCAAGCGCCTCACAGACGCCGTGCCCGAGGGCGAACGGATCAGGGCCGTCTTCGAGGACGGCTCAACTGAGCTCGGTGACGTGCTGGTCGGGGCCGACGGCATTCACTCGCGCGTGCGGACGTTGATCGACCCGGCCGCGCCGGAACCGCGCTACACCGGGCTGAACATCCTGTACGGCTACACCGACGACACGACGCTGCCGCTGTCCACCGACGCGTACCGCATGATCCAGGGCAAGCGGGCCTTCTTCGGCTACACGACCTCCCCGCAGGGCGAGACGTTCTGGTTCGCCCGGCTGCCCGCCCCGGAACTGACCCGCGACGCCATCGCCGGCACGACGATCGACGGCTGGCGGCGCCGCGCCGCCGAGTTCTTCATCGCCGACACCACGCCGTCGCGGCGGATCATCGAGGCCACCTGGCACGAGATCATCGGCGGCAACGCCTATGACGTGCCGTCCACGCCGATCTGGCATCGCGGCGCGATGGTGCTGGTCGGCGACGCCGCGCACGCCGCGTCCCCGGCGGCCGGCCAGGGCGCGTCGATGGCGCTGGAGGACTCCGTCATCTTGGCCAAGTGCCTGCGGGACCGGCCACGGGACGAGGCCTTCGCGGCGTACGAGCGGATCCGCCGGGAACGGGTCGAGCGCCTGGTCGCGACCAGCGCCAACGACGGCGCGACCCAGGACAGCGGTGACGAGGTCCTGTCCGAGCAGTTGAACGACCGGCAACAGTCCCGCGCCTGGTTGTACGCACACCACATCGAGTGGGCGGAAACCGTGGCCTGA